In one window of Campylobacter hepaticus DNA:
- a CDS encoding ABC transporter ATP-binding protein, whose amino-acid sequence MLIVKDLHVYYGLIEAVKGINFKVQTGCIVSLIGSNGSGKTSTLNALLNSVKKTGEITFLGFDTKRHSTHTLVQKGIALVPEGRRVFINLSVEENLKIGAFNNSENYEHLKEQMYKIFPRLASKKHALAGTLSGGEAQMLAISRALMSEPKLLMLDEPSLGLAPKIVGEVFDIIVRLKEEGITILLVEQNAYSALKISDYAYVLENGYIVMENEAKNLIGNDEIRKKYLGL is encoded by the coding sequence ATGCTTATAGTTAAGGATTTACACGTTTATTATGGTTTGATTGAAGCAGTTAAAGGTATTAATTTTAAAGTGCAAACAGGTTGTATTGTTTCGCTTATAGGATCAAATGGTTCTGGTAAAACTTCGACTTTAAATGCACTTTTAAATTCAGTTAAAAAAACAGGAGAGATTACTTTTTTAGGTTTTGATACTAAAAGACATTCAACTCATACTTTGGTGCAAAAAGGAATAGCTTTAGTGCCTGAAGGAAGACGCGTATTTATTAATTTAAGTGTAGAAGAAAATTTAAAAATAGGTGCTTTTAATAACAGTGAAAATTATGAACATTTAAAAGAACAAATGTATAAAATTTTTCCAAGATTAGCAAGTAAAAAACATGCTTTAGCTGGAACTTTGAGTGGAGGGGAGGCTCAAATGCTTGCAATCTCAAGAGCTTTAATGAGTGAACCAAAACTTTTAATGTTAGATGAACCTTCTTTGGGTCTTGCTCCAAAAATAGTAGGAGAAGTGTTTGATATTATTGTACGTTTAAAAGAAGAAGGTATAACTATACTTTTAGTAGAGCAAAATGCTTATTCTGCTTTAAAAATAAGTGATTATGCTTATGTTTTAGAAAATGGTTATATAGTTATGGAAAATGAGGCTAAAAATTTAATAGGTAATGATGAAATTAGAAAAAAATATTTAGGATTGTGA